The genomic stretch GAAAACGCGAACAAGCCTCTACCAGCCGGCCTGAAATGGCACAGCTATTTCTTGCCAGATGCATTCTCTTGTTCGGCTTCCTCTTCTATAATTTTCTTGTCCCTAAACCATTGCAAACAAAGATCCGGCCAAGTGGAAAGCGGGTACTGTTTTGGCCGAAGGGAAAATCCGTGACCGCCCTTCTCAAAAAAGTGGACACGAATAGATGCACCGGCTTCTTTCAGAGCATTGGCATAAATTGGATTTCCGGGAAAGAAGCCCTTGTCGTCTTTGGCTGATACAATCAGGGTTGGGCTGATTTCATCGGAAACAGTAAAGTCCTTACTCAGTTCCTTCCCCTTGTTCATATAGGCCGGATAAAGCAAAACCGTGAAGTCTGGTTTGCAGCTGACAGCGTCGAGCTTATCTACTTCCTGATAGGTTTTAATATCAAAACCTGTACTGACCCGGGCCGCCAGGTGTCCTCCCGCTGAAGAACCCATTACGCCAATCCGCTTTGGGTCTAGGTTCCACTCTGATGCTCGCGAGCGGACAATGCGAACAGCTCGCTGAATATCCTCAAACGCATCTTTGCGTTTTTGGGGGACCCGGTATATCAAGACAAAGGCAGAGACTCCGTGTTGATTGAGCCACTTGGCAATCGGCTCCATTTTCGTAGTTACAAGATGGCTGTATCCTCCCCCGGGACATAAAATGACCGCGGGCCCAGGCTTCTTCGTAGCGGGAGCCGGGAAATAGCGCATTGAAGGTTTGGTTACATCGGTGAGGCGTATGTGCCCATCACCACGATCGGGCTTCGGCGTTCCCATACCTGTGCCGTCTTGATTCGCTGTATCCTTGGGCCAGAGCATAATGATCTGGCTTGCCTTCACCTCGTTCGCATTCGCGATCATTGCAGTGCTCCAAAAAGAAATGCCGCATAATAGAAAGAACAGTAGTCGGGCTCTGGTTGAGGTATTCATAAGTGCATTTCCAGTTTCTTTTTCATGTCGAGCAATGAGCGTTTTATCCGCCGTTCAAGCCCTATCCATCGCCCTGTATTTTGGCGAGCAGTGCATGCATGGCCTTCACGCGTTCGGGATGCCGATCCCATAGGTCGGTGGTCTCAAACGGATCGATTTTCAAGTTGAACAACATGCCTTTGCCGGCGGCCGGCCGCACGCGATCAGGGCCCTGGCCGAAGATAATTTTCCACGGGCCATCGCGCAGCGTCTTCACGCCGTTGCCGGCCTGATTAACCATCGGCCCGCGCCGGGTCGGGTTACCGAAAAAGGCCGGCGGCATCTTGGCCGTGATCAGGTTTTCGAACACCAACGATCCATCCGAGCCCTCCCGTTCCAGAACTTGGGTTAAATCCAAACCACCCTTTTTCGTCTCCCCATTGTGACAATCAAAACAGTACTGCTCAAAGTTCCGAAAGGCATTCTCACCGAGCTTTGATCGAGAAGGATTTGCTTCGGCAAAAAGCGGGGGGGGGAAACCATCAAACTCAAGGTGCATATGGTGAGGAATCCCCTCATCATTAATCACTTGGTTTTTCCGAGCAGCTCCACCATCGCCTTGCCCATGCCCAGCCCCACGTTCATGTAAGTCTTGGCATTACCACCGTAATGAGCGTTGGAGCTGGAGCCCATGCTCAGCGGATGCGTGTACACCACCGCCGCCTCACCCGGGTGCGCCTTGCCAAAGGCGAACATGCCGTCGATGATCAGCTTCTCGTTGCCGGTAGCCTTGGCTTTGTCGGTTTGGCCGAGCGTGGCGACCACCATCTTGGCCTTGGGCGCGTTGAACTCTTTGCGAAGCGCCTTGAAAAGTTGTTCCAGATTTTTGCCATACACGGCTGAATGCGCGGCGTTGTATCGATCCTTGTCTCCCTGCCACCACAAGAAGCCCGCCACCTCGTAGCCTTTGCCGCCGGGGTAGTGTTTATCGAGCTCTTTGAGCACGGCCTTGGCCCGGGCGACGTCGCCGGCGTACTGTAAACCGGCGTGCCAGGTGTGCTTGGGGGGCTCGGGCACCTCGCCCTTCGTCCAGCTCGGATGACGCACCTCATCGTTATAGGCCGGAGTAACAAGGGTAATCTTCTTTCCGGTCTTCTTGTCGGTTGCCTCCACCTCGTGGCGTGGGCTGCCCGGGGGAAGGAGATCCCAGCCGAGACTCCGGTTGCCAATCGAACTTTTGAGAATCAGCACGGGTTCATCCAGCGCGTTGCCAAGTTGATGACCGATGCCGGTCTCAATGCCGATCTTACCCCCGGAGACTGTCAGCCAGTCGTTACGTCGAACGCCGCCGCGACCTCCCGGCCCGCCACTGCCCATCGTGTGGACATTACGCACGTCTTTCCGGGTGATCCAGTTACCCGCGTCATCAACCATGAAGGGATAGAGCTTCTCTTTCTGAACAGCGTGTTCAAGCGAGCCCTCCTTGTCGCCCTTGACCCTGCCCATCTCAAGCGTGTTTGACTGGCCCATGATGATGAAAACCTTAACCTGTTTTGTCATATCCGCGGGCTTAGCATTCAGGCTAGGTCCTTTGGCGGAAACCGAAAGGGTTAATGCAATCAACACGATGATGGCAGTGAGTGATTGGAAGCGATAGTTTTTGGGGTTCATTTGGTTTTAATTATTTCTTGGTTTCTTTGTTTCGTAAATTTGAAAAGACACCGCCGGAAGGCTTGGCGGGCAATGACTTTTGCCAGTCTGCCAGCATTTGTTTGAGGTGCATGGCGTGCTGGGGATGCTTGTCCTTCAGGTTAATTTTTTCGAGTGGGTCAGCGACCAAGTCGTAGAGTTCAATGTGCTTGAGATCCCGATTGGCCACGAGCTTCCATTGTTTGCTCACTATCGCATAGGAAACCCAGTGGTCGGGCTTCGTTTTTTGAGCGGGCCATGGGGCCACCGTTTTCCAGTAAAGCGGCTTGTCACGAAGCGCATTGCCTTTGCCTTTCAGGGTGGCCACCTGGCTGATTCCATCCGGCCGGTAGGCGGACGGCAGCTTAGCTCCGGCAATTTCACAAAATGTCGGCAGCAAATCCACCGCGGAAAAAATCGAGGTCTTATCCACCTTGCCGGCGGTAATTTTTCCGGGCCAACGTGCAATAAAGGGGACCCCCACTCCGCCTTCGAATAGGGCGGCCTTGTATCCTTTGCGCCCTCCGGTGATGCCCCGGGCTGCGGCAATGTTGAAGCCCTCTCCGGTGGCGGTATCAAACATCGTCTTTAAGGCGGCCCCCGGTTGCGCCCGGGCCGGACCGTTGTCTGAACTAAAAATGACCAATGTGTTTTCGGTCAGTTTCAAGCGGTCCAAGGCATTCAACACTTCACCCACCCGGTCATCGGCGTGGGAGAGAACGGAGGCATAAATATTATCGCGCTCCTTCAGCTCGGGAAAGCGTTTTCGATATTCGGGCACGGTGTGGAATGGCGTATGCGGCTCGTGTAACCAAAGGTTGATGAAAAAGGGCTGGCCTGCTTTCCGGCTTTTCTCGATGAAGGCAATGGCATTTTTGGCATCCTCGTGAACGGGCATTTGTTTGCCCGAACAGTTGAAGGCTCCGTAAACATCAAAGCCATACTGACTGGGTGGCGGCGAATCCGGGATCATGTCATTGGCAAGATGCCATTTGCCAAAGTGCGCGGTGGCATAGCCGGCCCGTTTCAGGAAACGGGATAACAGCGGGGCCTTGGGGTCCAGCCAATCGGGCATGTTGCGCTTGGCATTGCTGGGCACCCAGGCAAAGTGCCCATTAATATTATAGCGCGCCGGAAAATGCCCGGTCATTACCGCTGTTCGGCTGGGGGAACACACGCCACTGGCGGTGGTGAAGCGATGAAAGTCAGTCCCCTCCTTCGCCAGCCGATCGATATTGGGTGTCTGGACATACGGATGCCCATGGCAACTGAGATCGCCCCAACCCCAGTCATCGGCAAAGATGAAAAGAATATTGGGGGGGGCCTGTGCCGAGGCCTGAAAACCCAACCCGAATCCGAGCGTTACCAGAGTTAATAATATCCTGTTCATTCACCTGAAGTCATTAGGGGATCGCTTGTAGCATTTGGTTGATGGTCAACACATTACCATCCTGCTTGATCTGCAGATCAAAAAAGCCGCCGCCTCTGGCCTTGTGCAGAAATCCAGCAGAAATTATTTCACCCCGTTTTGAAAACCGGCTGGGCTTGGTCCAGTCAACCTCTTTGAGGGTCTTTTCGTTCACTTGTGGCCCGATGTCATAATCTTCTGACATAAGTTGGCTCAAGATTTTTTCACATTCCTCAGCGTTCATGCCCATCATTGATCCCGTCCGATATTCTTTTTTGCCCACCTTGAGAGTGATTTGTTTTCGCGTGTAGGGTTTGCCCGCCCAGAAATTGCCCATCTGAATTTGACCCTTGAGCGGCTTTGCACCGGACTGCAACCATTCACCATGGCTTACACTCAAAACCTGATAAGAAACCTCGCGGCCCTTAATCTGCTCAACTCCCTGCACGCGCAGTCCCCGGAAGGGGCTCGGGAACATATTATGCGATGATATTTTGGCGATCTTTTTAATCCCGGATTTTTTCGCGAGCTGAATCACTGTTTGCTCCTGATCCTTCGTGAGAATCGCGCGTGGCACGTAGTCTCTCTCGAATCCATATGAGGCAACGGCGAGGGTTAAGGTGACAAAGCTAAATACTATTTTCTCCATTTTGTTTTATTTGCTTCTTTCTTATCTCAATACCAGTTGGCAAGAGCAGTTCATCATCGCCATCAATTCGTGTTCGGCAAGAAAGTAACCGAGTTTGTCAGCCGGTTCACCTCCAAAATGAACATTTTTCCCCTTGTGCTCGCCCCACAATTCTTCGGCGGATGATGCAGATTAAACTTCCCCGAACGCGTCTTGCGCAGGCCGTTGTTGTCCTTGCCGGATATAGAGTCGCCGATAAAAATTATGCGTTAGCCTACGTCAAGCTCTGCAAAAAACCGCTTGTAATTGAACGGTTTTGTCACTTATCGAATTCAGTCGCCATGCCGATCATTCAACTGGAATCGAACATCGCCGCGCCCATTGAACGGGTGTTCGATTTGGCGCGAA from Limisphaerales bacterium encodes the following:
- a CDS encoding alpha/beta hydrolase, with the protein product MNTSTRARLLFFLLCGISFWSTAMIANANEVKASQIIMLWPKDTANQDGTGMGTPKPDRGDGHIRLTDVTKPSMRYFPAPATKKPGPAVILCPGGGYSHLVTTKMEPIAKWLNQHGVSAFVLIYRVPQKRKDAFEDIQRAVRIVRSRASEWNLDPKRIGVMGSSAGGHLAARVSTGFDIKTYQEVDKLDAVSCKPDFTVLLYPAYMNKGKELSKDFTVSDEISPTLIVSAKDDKGFFPGNPIYANALKEAGASIRVHFFEKGGHGFSLRPKQYPLSTWPDLCLQWFRDKKIIEEEAEQENASGKK
- a CDS encoding sialate O-acetylesterase, producing MTKQVKVFIIMGQSNTLEMGRVKGDKEGSLEHAVQKEKLYPFMVDDAGNWITRKDVRNVHTMGSGGPGGRGGVRRNDWLTVSGGKIGIETGIGHQLGNALDEPVLILKSSIGNRSLGWDLLPPGSPRHEVEATDKKTGKKITLVTPAYNDEVRHPSWTKGEVPEPPKHTWHAGLQYAGDVARAKAVLKELDKHYPGGKGYEVAGFLWWQGDKDRYNAAHSAVYGKNLEQLFKALRKEFNAPKAKMVVATLGQTDKAKATGNEKLIIDGMFAFGKAHPGEAAVVYTHPLSMGSSSNAHYGGNAKTYMNVGLGMGKAMVELLGKTK
- a CDS encoding sulfatase-like hydrolase/transferase, with the protein product MNRILLTLVTLGFGLGFQASAQAPPNILFIFADDWGWGDLSCHGHPYVQTPNIDRLAKEGTDFHRFTTASGVCSPSRTAVMTGHFPARYNINGHFAWVPSNAKRNMPDWLDPKAPLLSRFLKRAGYATAHFGKWHLANDMIPDSPPPSQYGFDVYGAFNCSGKQMPVHEDAKNAIAFIEKSRKAGQPFFINLWLHEPHTPFHTVPEYRKRFPELKERDNIYASVLSHADDRVGEVLNALDRLKLTENTLVIFSSDNGPARAQPGAALKTMFDTATGEGFNIAAARGITGGRKGYKAALFEGGVGVPFIARWPGKITAGKVDKTSIFSAVDLLPTFCEIAGAKLPSAYRPDGISQVATLKGKGNALRDKPLYWKTVAPWPAQKTKPDHWVSYAIVSKQWKLVANRDLKHIELYDLVADPLEKINLKDKHPQHAMHLKQMLADWQKSLPAKPSGGVFSNLRNKETKK